The genomic segment CCGGTCTGGAAGTGAAGCGCATCATCAACGAGCCGACGGCAGCCGCGCTCGCGTTTGGTCTGGACAAGGCCGAAAAGGGCGACCGCAAGATCGCGGTGTTCGACCTGGGCGGCGGCACGTTCGATATCTCGATCATCGAAATCGCGGACGTGGACGGCGAAATGCAGTTCGAAGTGCTCTCGACCAACGGCGACACGTTCCTCGGCGGTGAAGACTTCGACCAGCGCATCATCGATTACATCATCGGCGAGTTCAAGAAGGAGCAGGGCGTCGACCTGAGCAAGGACGTGCTCGCGCTGCAACGCCTGAAGGAAGCCGCTGAAAAGGCGAAGATCGAACTGTCGTCCACCGCGCAGACCGACATCAACCTGCCGTACATCACGGCGGACGCGTCGGGTCCGAAGCACTTGAACCTCAAGTTCACCCGCGCGAAGCTCGAAGCGCTCGTCGAAGAACTGATCGAGCGCACGATCGAACCGTGCCGCATCGCCATCAAGGATGCGGGCGTGAAGGTTGGCGAAATCGACGACGTGATCCTCGTCGGCGGCATGACGCGCATGCCGAAGGTGCAGGAAAAGGTGAAGGAGTTCTTCGGCAAGGATCCGCGCCGTGACGTGAACCCGGACGAAGCCGTGGCCGTGGGCGCCGCGATTCAGGGTCAGGTTCTGTCGGGCGACCGCAAGGACGTGCTGCTGCTCGACGTGACGCCTCTGTCGCTCGGCATCGAGACGCTCGGCGGCGTGATGACGAAGATGATCAACAAGAACACGACCATCCCGACGAAGCACGCGCAAGTGTATTCGACGGCGGACGACAACCAGGGCGCCGTGACGATCAAGGTGTTCCAGGGCGAGCGTGAAATGGCCGTGGGCAACAAGCTGCTCGGCGAGTTCAACCTCGAAGGCATTCCGCCCGCACCGCGCGGCACGCCGCAGATCGAAGTGACCTTCGACATCGACGCGAACGGCATTCTGCACGTCGGCGCGAAGGACAAGGCGACGGGCAAGGAAAACAAGATCACCATCAAGGCGAACTCGGGTCTGACGGACGCGGAAATTGACAAGATGGTGAAGGACGCCGAAGCCAACGCCGAGGAAGATCACAAGCTGCGCGAACTGGCCGACGCACGCAACCAGGGCGATGCGCTGGTTCACAGCACGAAAAAGGCCGTCGCGGAGTACGGCGACAAGGTTGACGCTTCGGACAAGGAAAAGATCGAAGCAGCGCTGAAGGATCTCGAAGACACGCTGAAGAGCGGTTCGAGCGACAAGGCCGCGATCGAAGCGAAGATCGAGGCGCTGGCTCAGGCTTCGCAGAAGCTCGGCGAAAAGATGTACGCCGACATGCAGGCGCAGCAAGGCGCGGCGGGCGCGGCCGCGGGTGCGGCAGGCGCGGGCGCATCGGCGGAAGCGGGCGCGAGCCAGCATCACGACGATGTCGTCGACGCCGACTTCAAGGAAGTGAAGAAGGACTAAGCCGCAAGGGCGCGGGCGTGGCAACGCGCGCGTGCCTTTCGGTGGCATCTCCGGGACGCGTGACGCGTCTTACGTGTAACGCGCCTGGCGAGCCTCACGGCTCTCCGGGCACGTTGTTTTTCAGAGGCGTCTTGATTTAGGCGAGGCGCGCGAAGTTTTACGTGCGAGTCGGAGCAACGGACTCGCAGCATCTGACAGGAACCGTCGCGTGACGCGCGGCGGCATCGAACCGACATGGCGAAACGGGATTACTACGACGTTCTGGGCGTCGCGAAGAACGCGAGCGACGACGAGATCAAGAAGGCGTATCGCAAGCTCGCGATGAAGTATCACCCTGACCGCAATCCGGACAACAAGAAGGCGGAAGAGAATTTCAAGGAGGCGAAGGAAGCCTATGAAATGCTCTCCGACCAGCAGAAGCGGGCCGCGTACGACCAGTACGGCCACGCGGGCGTCGATCCGAACATGGCGGGCGCGGGCGCGCAAGGCTTCGGCGGTTTCGCCGATGCCTTCGGCGATATCTTCGGCGACATCTTCGGACAAGCGGCGGGCGGAGCGGCACGCGGCGGACGCGGCGGCCCGCAGGTGTATCGCGGCGCGGACCTGCGCTACAGCATGGAGATCACGCTGGAGCAGGCGGCGCACGGCTACGACACGCAGATTCGCGTGCCGAGCTGGGTGAACTGCAACATCTGTCACGGCTCGGGCGCGAAGCCGGGCACCAAGCCCGAAACCTGCCCGACCTGCCACGGTCAGGGCCAGGTGCGCATGTCGCAAGGCTTTTTCAGCATCCAGCAGACGTGCCCGAAGTGTCACGGCAGCGGCAGCTACATTCCCGATCCGTGCGCGAACTGCCACGGCGCGGGCAAGGTGAAGGAAACGAAGACGCTGGAAGTGAAGATTCCGGCGGGCATCGACGACGGCATGCGTATCCGTTCGGCGGGCAACGGCGAACCGGGCATCAATGGCGGCCCGAGCGGCGATCTGTATGTGGAAATCCACATCAAGCAGCACACCGTGTTCGAGCGTGACGGCGACGACCTGCATTGCCAGATGCCGATTCCCTTCACCACGGCGGCTTTGGGCGGCGAGATCGAAGTGCCCACGCTGGCTGGCCGCGCGAGCTTCACGGTGCCCGAAGGCACGCAGTCGGGCAAGACGTTCCGCCTGCGCGGCAAGGGCATCAAGGGCTTGCGTTCGAGCATCGCGGGCGATCTGTACGTGCATGTCCAGGTGGAAACGCCGGTCAAGCTCACGGAACAGCAACGCGATCTGCTCAAGCAGTTCGAAAAGTCGCTGGAGCAGGGCGGCGCGCGGCATAGTCCGCAAAGCAAGAGCTGGTTCGACCGCGTGAAGAGCTTCTTCGACTGATGCGGTCGAGTGGGCGGTACGTCGTGCGAGCATGACGATGAAAACCGAAGAGCGCAGCGCGGTGTTCGCGCTGCTCGACGATTGCGATGCGACCGCCGAAAGGCGGTCGAGTCGTTTGTACACGGACTTTGTGCACGAACGCGTGTGCGTGGACGCGCGTGCGCTGGACGCGGTCTGCGGCGAGATCGACCGCGATCTGCAAAGTGGCCTGCACGCGGTCGTCGTCGCGGATTACGAGTTCGGCCGCAATCTCCAGTTCGGGCGCATCGGACGCGGAGACGAGCATGCCTTGCGCGTGCTGATGTTCCGCGATTGCGCGCGTCTGTCGCGCGATGAAGTCGGCGCGTGGCTCGGGTCGAGAGCCGATGACGTGACGGCAGGCGTCGCGGGCATTGAAGCGAGCGTCACGCGCGATGAATTCGATGCCGCCATCGCCGCCGTTCAGGACGCGCTGCGCGAAGGCGAGTCGTACCAGATCAATTACACGTTCCGGCTGAACTTCGATGTGTTCGGCGCGCCGCTCGCGCTGTATCGGCGTTTGCGCGAGCGGCAGGCCGTGCACTACGGCGCGTTCATCGCGATGCCGGACGGCAGGTCGATCGTGTCGTGCTCGCCGGAACTGTTCGTCGAAAAGCAGGGCGAACTGTTGCGCGCCCGCCCGATGAAAGGCACCGCGCCGCGCGACGCCGATCCCGAAGCCTTGCGTCTCGACCCGAAGAACCGCGCAGAAAACGTGATGATCGTCGACTTGCTGCGCAACGACATGTCGCGCGTGGCGGTCACGGGTTCGGTGAAGGTGCCCGCGCTGTTTTCGGTCGAGGCTTACGCGTCGGTGTGGCAGATGACATCGACCATCGAGGCGCGCGTGATTCCCGGCACGTCGTTCGCCGGCATCGTGCGCGCGCTCTTTCCGTGCGGCTCGATCACCGGCGCGCCGAAGTATCGGACGATGCAACTGATCGACGAAATCGAGAGCACGCCGCGCGGCCTCTATACCGGCGCGATCGGCTGGCTGGATGCGAGCGGCGACTTCTGCATGTCGGTGGCGATTCGCACGCTCGTCATCGATGCGGCCGCGAAGCGCGGCGTGCTCGGCATCGGCGCGGGCATCGTGCTCGACAGCGTCGCCGCCGATGAATACGAGGAGTGTCTGTTGAAAGCGCGCTTCCTGACCGGTGCGGACCCCGGCTTCGAACTGTTCGAGACGACGTATGCAACGCGCGATGAAGGCGTTCGTCACTACGCGCGGCACGTCGCGCGATTAAAGGGCAGCGCCGCGTATCTCGACTTTGCATTCGACGAGCACGCGCTACGGAAGCAGGTCCAGGCGCACTGCGCGACATTCGATGCTGGCCAGCCATATCGTCTGCGTATCGCGCTGGACAAGAGCGGACGCATCGCGATCACGAGCGCGCCGCTTGCGCCGTTGCCATCGGATACCGTCGATGTGTTGCTCGCGTCCGATCGCGGCTTCGCGCCGCAATCGTCTGGCGATCCGTTGCTCCGGCACAAGACCACGCGCCGCGCCGACTACGATCGCGCGTGGAAAGCCGCCGAGGCCGAAGGCGCGTTCGACATGCTGTTCTTCAACGAACGCGGCGAGCTGACCGAAGGCGGCCGTTCGAGCATCTTCGTGCAACGCGACGGCAAGTGGTTCACGCCGCCTATCGACGCCGGCGTGCTGCCGGGCGTGATGCGCGCGGTGCTGATGGAACAACGCCACGCCGCCGAACGCACGCTCACGCTGGACGACGTGCTCGACGCCGAAGACTTGCTCATCAGCAACGCATTACGCGGCGGCGTGAAGGCAAGGCTTCGGCGCTAAAGGCATCACCACTCCGCCACACTGCCATCCGCGTGACGCCACACCGGATTGCGCCAGCGATGGCCGACTTTCGCCATCTCGCGCACCTTCTCCTCGTTCACCTCGATGCCCAGTCCCGGCCCTTGCGGAATCGAGACCATGCCGTCTTCATACTTGAAGACTTCCGGATTCTTGATGTAGTCGAGCAGGTCGTTGCCCTTGTTGTAGTGGATGCCGAGGCTCTGTTCCTGAATGAACGCGTTGTAGCTGACCGCATCGATCTGCAGGCAGGTCGCGAGCGCGATCGGGCCGAGCGGGCAGTGCAGCGCAAGCGCGACGTCGTAGGCTTCGGCCATCGTCGCGATCTTGCGGCATTCCGTGATGCCGCCCGCATGCGACGCGTCCGGCTGAATGATGTCGACGTAGCCACCCGCGAGAATGTGCTTGAAGTCCCAGCGCGAGTAGAGCCGCTCGCCGAGCGCGATCGGCGTGCTCGTCTGGTTGACGATATCGCGCAGCGCCTCGACGTTCTCCGAGAGCACCGGCTCTTCGATGAACATGAGCTTGAACGGATCGAGTTCCTTTGCGAGCACCTTCGCCATCGGCTTGTGCACGCGGCCATGGAAATCCACGCCGATGCCCACGTCCGGCCCGACCGCCTCGCGCACCGCGCGCACGTTGTCGATCACGCCCTGCACCTTGTCGAAGGTATCGATGATCTGCAACTCTTCAGAGCCGTTCATCTTCACGGCCTTGAAGCCGCGCTCGACCACCGCGCGCGCGTTGTTCGCGACATCGCTCGGACGATCGCCGCCGATCCACGAATAGACCTTGATCCTGTCGCGCACCTGACCGCCGAGCAGCGCGTGCACGGGCACGCCGTGATGCTTGCCGAGAATGTCCCACAGCGCCTGATCGACGCCCGCGATCGCGCTCATGCCGATCGGCCCGCCACGATAGAAGCCGGAGCGGTACATCACCTGCCACAGGTCTTCGATATGACGCGGGTCCTTGCCAACAAGATAATCGGCGAGTTCGTCGACGGCGGCGGCGACCGTATGAGCGCGGCCTTCGACGACCGGCTCACCCCAGCCGGTGATGCCTTCGTCGGTTTCGATCTTGAGAAAGCACCAGCGCGGCGGAACGATAAAGGTCTCGAGTTTCGTGATTTTCATGAAGCGTCTCCCGATAAGGAATCACATGGTAGCAAAAACCGCGATGTGAGCATATTAATAGTATTATTCAAGAATAATCGGGACTTACGAAACATCAGTCAAATACCCGATAATCGTGGCCCAACGAAAAGGGAGACCATCATTCACCGGGATCTGCACGGCCGCGTTACGCTTGAACTGGGCATGGCGATTCTGCGAGGCGATTTTTCGCCCGGCTTGCCATTGCCGCGCGAAGCGGAACTGATGGAGCGCTTCGGCGTGAGCCGCACGGTGCTGCGCGAAGCGTTGCGTACGCTCACGTCGAAGGGGCTGATCGAGTCCAGGCCGAAAGTCGGCACGCGGGTGCGCGCGAAGCATGCCTGGAATCTGCTCGACGCCGACATGCTCGACTGGTATTCGCGCGTCGCGCCGCCGCTGCAATTCGCGCTCAAGCTTCAGGAGATGCGCGAGATGATCGAGCCGTACGCCGCGGCGCTCGCCGCCGACAATCACGAGGACGGCACGCGCGAACGGCTCACGCGCGCGCATCGGGCGATGGCGGACGCGCAGAACGTCGACGAATGGGTGCGCGCCGATCTCGATTTCCATCTTTGCGTGCTCGCCGCGTGCAGCAACGAATTGCTGATACCGCTCGGCGCGCTGATCGAGCGCACGCTCGAAGGCCAGTTGCGCCTGAACGCGAAGCGCGCCGAGGTGTACAACGCGTCGCTCGCGGAACATACGGCCGTGTTCGATGCGATCATCGCCCGCGATTCGAGCGGCGCGCGCCGCGCGATGGCCACGCTCCTCGGCGTGACGCGCGGACGAATTGAAGGATGAAACCCGCGCGCTAGAACGCGTTGAGCGGAATCTTCAGATACGTCGTGCCGTTGCCCGCCGCGTCCGGAAAATGGCCCGCGCGGATGTTCACCTGAATCGCCGGCACGATGAGCGTCGGCATGCCGAGCGTCGCGTCGCGCGCCTCGCGCATCGCGACGAACTCGTCTTCTGTCTTGCCGCCGCCCACATGAATGTTCTGTTCGCGTTGCTCGCGTACCGTGCTTTGCCAGCGCGGGCCGCGCGTGTCGGGTGGATAGTCGTGGCAGACGAAAAGCCGCGTATCGGGATCGAGCGTGAGCAGCCGCTGAATCGACCGATACAGCCTGCGCGCGCTGCCGCCCGGGAAGTCGCATCGCGCGGTGCCGACGTCCGGCATGAAAAGCGTGTCGCCGACGAACGCCGCGTCAGCGATCCGGTACGCCATGTCGGCAGGCGTGTGCCCCGGCACGAATAGCGCGCACGCTTCGAGCTCGCCGATCATGAAGCGCTCGCCATCGGAAAAGAGATGATCGAACTGCGAGCCGTCGAGCTGAAACTCCGGCTCGAGATCGAAGATCTTCTTGAACACGCCCTGAACCGTGCGTATCGATTCGCCGATGGCGATCTTCCCGCCGAGTTCGCGCTTCAGATACGGCGCCGCCGAAAGATGATCGGCGTGCGCGTGCGTCTCCAGAATCCATTCGACGCGAAGCCGCTGTTCATGCACGAACGCGATGACCGCATCGGCGGAGCGCGTCGAGGTGCGCGCGGCGTGCGGATCGTAGTCGAGAACCGGATCGACGATGGCCGCCGGCGCGCCGGCTTCCTTGTAGACGACATACGTCATCGTGCCGGTGTTGATATCGAAGAAAGGCTGGATGATCGGTTGCACGCTGGTTCCCCTGTCTGCAATGCGATCTCCGCTGCATTTGCAATCTTGAGACCGCGATACAGTTTAACGCTTCGCGATCGGGGCGGATCGGTTCACCAGCGCGATGCCCGCGAGCACCATCGCCGCGGCGATCATGAAGCGCGCGGTGAAATGCTCGCCGAGCAGCAGCACGCCGAAGGTGACGCCGAAGATCGGCGTGAGAAACGAGAAGACCGACAGCCGCGACGCCATATAGCGCGTGAGCAGCCAGAACCACGTCAGATAGCTGATGAACGCGACGACGACCGCCTGATACGCGAGGCTCGCGATCGCCATCGGCGACACGGCTTCGACATGCGTCTGCCCGATGCCCGCCGCAAGCACGAGCAGCAATACCGCCGATACCGCCAGTTGATAGAAGAGCGTCTTGCTGGCGCTGGCGTGCGCGAGCGACGAAGCGCGCACGACCACCGTCGTCGCGGCCCAGAAAATGCCCGCCAGGATGCCGAGCGCATCGCCCGCGATGCCGTGCAACGTCGATGCGCTGTTCGGATTGCCGTGAAGAAAGCCGTCGGCGAATGCGAGCGCGATGCCGCAGAACGCGAGCACGATGCCGCTCCACTGCGTGCGCGACAGGCGCTCGCCCGCGACGAACCAGTGCAGTCCGAGCGCGGTGAAGCAGGGCGCGGTGTAGAGAAAGACCGCCATGCGCGTGGCCGTCGTGAGGTTCAGGCCGAAGAAGATGCAGACGAATTCGCCACCGAACAGCACGCCCGCGAGCAGACCGGCGGGCAGCGTGTCGTCGCGCTGAAAGAGCGGCACGCCGCGCGTGCGCGTCCAGATCCACACGAGCAAGGTGGCGATCAGCGAGCGGATGCCGGCCTGCAGCATCGGCGGAATCGACGCGTTCGCTTCCTTGATCGCGACTTGCTGGAATCCCCACGCGCCGCACAGCGCGATCATCACGATGATGGCGGTGGCGTCGGGGGCGCGGCGCAGGGCGAGGGAGGGCGTGCTCATCGGCGGGCTCGGTAGGCGTGGCCGCGGAGGCCATGCACTGATTTGGAGCGTCGATTGTGCCAGCGAACCGGCTGCGATGAGCGAAAGGTCGCGATGCGCCCGTGGGGATTGCGCGCCGCGACGAATGCGCGGCGCGAAGTCATGCGTGAATCAGGAATGCTTTTCGATCAGCTCGACCTTGTAGCCGTCCGGATCTTCGACGAATGCGATCACCGTCGTGCCGCCCTTCACGGGGCCGGCTTCGCGCGTGACCTTGCCGCCTGCCTGACGGATGCGCTCGCACGCGTCGGCGGCGCTGTCCACTTCGAGCGCGATGTGACCGTACGCGGTGCCGAGGTCGTACTTGTCGGTGCCCCAGTTGTAGGTCAGTTCAAGCACGCTGTGCTCGCTCTCGGGACCGTAGCCGACGAACGCGAGCGTGTACTTATACTCGGGGTTTTCGCTTTGACGCAGCACTTTCATGCCGAGAATGCGCGTGTAGAAATCGATGGAACGCTGCAGGTCGCCGACGCGCAGCATCGTATGGAGGAGTCGCATGGTGGGATTCCTGTTGTGTGTTGTTTGCGGGGGACAGGAAGGAAATTGTACCGTCGGCGCTCCCCGCACGCTGAGCGCGCCTCAGAGCGCCGGCAGCAGGTCGGGCGGATGATGCTTGAGCGTATGCCGCGCCTCGCGGAACTCCGGAAAGATCGATTCGACCGTCCGCCAGAAACGCGGGCTGTGGTTCATCTCGCGCAGATGCGCGAGTTCATGCGCGACCACGTAATCGATGATCGACAGCGGAAAATGGATGAGCCGCCAGTTCAGGCGGATCTTGCCGTCGCTCGAGCAACTGCCCCAGCGCGTCGCCGCCGATGACAGCGCATACGCGCGATATTCCACGCCGAGCTTCGCCGCATACACGGCGAGCCGCTCGCCGAAGATGCGCTTCGCTTCGGACTGCAGCCAGCCCTGCACGCGATCCTTGATCTGCTGCGCGTCGGCGAGCGCGGGCATCGCGAGCGAGAGCACGCAGGTTTCGTCGTCGAAGGAGAGCGTGCTCGCCGTCGATCCGAGCGACACGCTGATCGTCTTGCCGAGATACGGAAACTGCGCGCCGTCTTTCCATTCGATGCGCGGCAGCGCGCGCTGCTCGACGCGCGTCTGCCATTCGGTGAGCTTCTTGACGATCCAGGTCTGCTTGTCGAGGATCGCGCTTTCGATGTCCGCGATCGTCACCCAGCGCGGCGCGGTGATCGCGAGCCCGGTGCCGTCGATGCAAAAGCCGATCGTGCGCCGCGACGAACGGCGCAACCGGTACTCCAGCGCGCCCGCCTTGAGCGTGATGCGGCGCAGGCGCACGCCATCGGGTAATGGAGCTGGCGGCGCTGCGGGTGTGAGGATGGGAAGGGGATCGCTGCCCGGCACGTCGCCGCGCAGCGGAGCCGGTCCGTTCGCGGGCGGCGCGCCGGAGTAGGCCGGCGCATGCTCGAACGGCAGATCGAGTTGCAGGGTATCGAGCGCGACGGCGGGGCGCTGTCGCGATGGGGCTTTCTGCATCGGCTCGGCTTTGCGCTCACGGCGCAGGAATGACGAGAAGAACGAGTAAGGCACGCCGCGGCTCGATTCGAACGCCGCCGCTTCAGCGGCCCGCGCCCGCGGCGCCGGCTTCACCCGGCTGCGCGTTCGGCGCGGCGTAAGCGTGCGGATCGATGCGGCGCATTTCCGCCTCGATCCAGCTTTCGACGCGCGTGTTCACTTCCTCGGGCGTGAGGCCGGTCGTATCGATCGGCTGGCCGATCGACACCGTGACTATACCCGGATATTTGATGAAGGAATTGCGTGGCCACACGTGCCCCGCGTTGTGCGCGATCGGCACGACGGGCGCGCCGGTCGCGACCGCGAAGCGCGCGCCGCCGGTCTTGTACTTGCCCTGGCTGCCCACTTTCGTGCGCGTGCCTTCGGGAAACATGATGACCCACGCGCCTTCGTTCATGCGCGCGCGGCCTTGGCTCGTCACCGACGTGAACGCGTCGCGCCCCTGCTTGCGGTCGATGTGCACCATCTTGAGCAGCCCGAGCGCCCAGCCGAAGAACGGCACGTAGAGCAGCTCGCGCTTGAACACGTAGCACAGCGGACGCGGCATCAGCGCGGGAAAGGCGAGCGTCTCCCACGCGGACTGATGCTTCGACAGCAGCACGGCGGGACCATTGGGCAGGTTCTCCATGCCGTCGATCGTGTAGCGA from the Caballeronia sp. NK8 genome contains:
- the dnaK gene encoding molecular chaperone DnaK, with translation MGRIIGIDLGTTNSCVALMEGNQVKVIENSEGARTTPSIIAYMDDNEILVGAPAKRQSVTNPRNTLYAVKRLIGRRFEEKEVQKDINLMPYKIVKHDNGDAWVEAHGKNLAPSQVSAEVLRKMKKTAEDYLGEPVTEAVITVPAYFNDSQRQATKDAGRIAGLEVKRIINEPTAAALAFGLDKAEKGDRKIAVFDLGGGTFDISIIEIADVDGEMQFEVLSTNGDTFLGGEDFDQRIIDYIIGEFKKEQGVDLSKDVLALQRLKEAAEKAKIELSSTAQTDINLPYITADASGPKHLNLKFTRAKLEALVEELIERTIEPCRIAIKDAGVKVGEIDDVILVGGMTRMPKVQEKVKEFFGKDPRRDVNPDEAVAVGAAIQGQVLSGDRKDVLLLDVTPLSLGIETLGGVMTKMINKNTTIPTKHAQVYSTADDNQGAVTIKVFQGEREMAVGNKLLGEFNLEGIPPAPRGTPQIEVTFDIDANGILHVGAKDKATGKENKITIKANSGLTDAEIDKMVKDAEANAEEDHKLRELADARNQGDALVHSTKKAVAEYGDKVDASDKEKIEAALKDLEDTLKSGSSDKAAIEAKIEALAQASQKLGEKMYADMQAQQGAAGAAAGAAGAGASAEAGASQHHDDVVDADFKEVKKD
- the dnaJ gene encoding molecular chaperone DnaJ, with the protein product MAKRDYYDVLGVAKNASDDEIKKAYRKLAMKYHPDRNPDNKKAEENFKEAKEAYEMLSDQQKRAAYDQYGHAGVDPNMAGAGAQGFGGFADAFGDIFGDIFGQAAGGAARGGRGGPQVYRGADLRYSMEITLEQAAHGYDTQIRVPSWVNCNICHGSGAKPGTKPETCPTCHGQGQVRMSQGFFSIQQTCPKCHGSGSYIPDPCANCHGAGKVKETKTLEVKIPAGIDDGMRIRSAGNGEPGINGGPSGDLYVEIHIKQHTVFERDGDDLHCQMPIPFTTAALGGEIEVPTLAGRASFTVPEGTQSGKTFRLRGKGIKGLRSSIAGDLYVHVQVETPVKLTEQQRDLLKQFEKSLEQGGARHSPQSKSWFDRVKSFFD
- the pabB gene encoding aminodeoxychorismate synthase component I, giving the protein MKTEERSAVFALLDDCDATAERRSSRLYTDFVHERVCVDARALDAVCGEIDRDLQSGLHAVVVADYEFGRNLQFGRIGRGDEHALRVLMFRDCARLSRDEVGAWLGSRADDVTAGVAGIEASVTRDEFDAAIAAVQDALREGESYQINYTFRLNFDVFGAPLALYRRLRERQAVHYGAFIAMPDGRSIVSCSPELFVEKQGELLRARPMKGTAPRDADPEALRLDPKNRAENVMIVDLLRNDMSRVAVTGSVKVPALFSVEAYASVWQMTSTIEARVIPGTSFAGIVRALFPCGSITGAPKYRTMQLIDEIESTPRGLYTGAIGWLDASGDFCMSVAIRTLVIDAAAKRGVLGIGAGIVLDSVAADEYEECLLKARFLTGADPGFELFETTYATRDEGVRHYARHVARLKGSAAYLDFAFDEHALRKQVQAHCATFDAGQPYRLRIALDKSGRIAITSAPLAPLPSDTVDVLLASDRGFAPQSSGDPLLRHKTTRRADYDRAWKAAEAEGAFDMLFFNERGELTEGGRSSIFVQRDGKWFTPPIDAGVLPGVMRAVLMEQRHAAERTLTLDDVLDAEDLLISNALRGGVKARLRR
- the dgoD gene encoding galactonate dehydratase, which encodes MKITKLETFIVPPRWCFLKIETDEGITGWGEPVVEGRAHTVAAAVDELADYLVGKDPRHIEDLWQVMYRSGFYRGGPIGMSAIAGVDQALWDILGKHHGVPVHALLGGQVRDRIKVYSWIGGDRPSDVANNARAVVERGFKAVKMNGSEELQIIDTFDKVQGVIDNVRAVREAVGPDVGIGVDFHGRVHKPMAKVLAKELDPFKLMFIEEPVLSENVEALRDIVNQTSTPIALGERLYSRWDFKHILAGGYVDIIQPDASHAGGITECRKIATMAEAYDVALALHCPLGPIALATCLQIDAVSYNAFIQEQSLGIHYNKGNDLLDYIKNPEVFKYEDGMVSIPQGPGLGIEVNEEKVREMAKVGHRWRNPVWRHADGSVAEW
- a CDS encoding FadR/GntR family transcriptional regulator, giving the protein MPDNRGPTKRETIIHRDLHGRVTLELGMAILRGDFSPGLPLPREAELMERFGVSRTVLREALRTLTSKGLIESRPKVGTRVRAKHAWNLLDADMLDWYSRVAPPLQFALKLQEMREMIEPYAAALAADNHEDGTRERLTRAHRAMADAQNVDEWVRADLDFHLCVLAACSNELLIPLGALIERTLEGQLRLNAKRAEVYNASLAEHTAVFDAIIARDSSGARRAMATLLGVTRGRIEG
- a CDS encoding MBL fold metallo-hydrolase produces the protein MQPIIQPFFDINTGTMTYVVYKEAGAPAAIVDPVLDYDPHAARTSTRSADAVIAFVHEQRLRVEWILETHAHADHLSAAPYLKRELGGKIAIGESIRTVQGVFKKIFDLEPEFQLDGSQFDHLFSDGERFMIGELEACALFVPGHTPADMAYRIADAAFVGDTLFMPDVGTARCDFPGGSARRLYRSIQRLLTLDPDTRLFVCHDYPPDTRGPRWQSTVREQREQNIHVGGGKTEDEFVAMREARDATLGMPTLIVPAIQVNIRAGHFPDAAGNGTTYLKIPLNAF
- a CDS encoding DMT family transporter is translated as MSTPSLALRRAPDATAIIVMIALCGAWGFQQVAIKEANASIPPMLQAGIRSLIATLLVWIWTRTRGVPLFQRDDTLPAGLLAGVLFGGEFVCIFFGLNLTTATRMAVFLYTAPCFTALGLHWFVAGERLSRTQWSGIVLAFCGIALAFADGFLHGNPNSASTLHGIAGDALGILAGIFWAATTVVVRASSLAHASASKTLFYQLAVSAVLLLVLAAGIGQTHVEAVSPMAIASLAYQAVVVAFISYLTWFWLLTRYMASRLSVFSFLTPIFGVTFGVLLLGEHFTARFMIAAAMVLAGIALVNRSAPIAKR
- the gloA gene encoding lactoylglutathione lyase — protein: MRLLHTMLRVGDLQRSIDFYTRILGMKVLRQSENPEYKYTLAFVGYGPESEHSVLELTYNWGTDKYDLGTAYGHIALEVDSAADACERIRQAGGKVTREAGPVKGGTTVIAFVEDPDGYKVELIEKHS
- a CDS encoding M48 family metallopeptidase; its protein translation is MQKAPSRQRPAVALDTLQLDLPFEHAPAYSGAPPANGPAPLRGDVPGSDPLPILTPAAPPAPLPDGVRLRRITLKAGALEYRLRRSSRRTIGFCIDGTGLAITAPRWVTIADIESAILDKQTWIVKKLTEWQTRVEQRALPRIEWKDGAQFPYLGKTISVSLGSTASTLSFDDETCVLSLAMPALADAQQIKDRVQGWLQSEAKRIFGERLAVYAAKLGVEYRAYALSSAATRWGSCSSDGKIRLNWRLIHFPLSIIDYVVAHELAHLREMNHSPRFWRTVESIFPEFREARHTLKHHPPDLLPAL
- a CDS encoding 1-acyl-sn-glycerol-3-phosphate acyltransferase, whose translation is MRFIRSLLLMLYFIVYTVPYAIACFIAFPFMRADKRYWMAAGWCKSTIVVLRHLIGIRYTIDGMENLPNGPAVLLSKHQSAWETLAFPALMPRPLCYVFKRELLYVPFFGWALGLLKMVHIDRKQGRDAFTSVTSQGRARMNEGAWVIMFPEGTRTKVGSQGKYKTGGARFAVATGAPVVPIAHNAGHVWPRNSFIKYPGIVTVSIGQPIDTTGLTPEEVNTRVESWIEAEMRRIDPHAYAAPNAQPGEAGAAGAGR